Below is a genomic region from Streptomyces ferrugineus.
ACGAGAGGACGGGAACATGACGATCAAGATTCTTCTCGCCGACGACCAGGAACTGGTCCGGGCCGGCTTCAAGGTGCTGGTGAACTCCACGCCCGACATGGAGGTGGTGGGCGAGGCGTCCGACGGACGGGAGGCGGTCCGGCTCGCCGCCGGGGCCGACGTCGTACTGATGGACATCCGGATGCCCGGCTCGGACGGCCTCACCGCCACCCGGCAGATCACCTCGGCGCTGCCCGACGTACGGGTCCTGGTGCTGACCACCTTCGAAGTCGACGAGTACGTGTTCAGCGCGCTGCGCTGTGGGGCCAGCGGGTTCCTCGGCAAGGGCGTCGAGCCGGCGGAGCTGCAGCAGGCGATCCGCCTGGTCGCCCACGGCGATCAGCTGCTGTCCCCCGGCGCGACGCGCGCGCTGATCGCCAAGTTCCTGCGCGGGCCCATGCAGGACGTGGGCGCCGCCGCCGAGCGGCTGGCGGTGCTCACCGAACGGGAGCGGGAGATCCTCGTCCTGGTGGCGGCCGGGCTCGGCAACGATGCGATCGCTCAACGGCTGGGGATCAGCCCCTACACCGCCAAGACCCATGTAAACCGCACGCAGGCCAAGCTCGATGCCCATGACCGTGCCCAACTCGTCATGCTCGCCTACGAGACGGGCCTGGTCCGACCCGGAACTCCGCCCGCGGTGTAGGGCCGTACCGCGATCGCGGTACGGCGGATACCGTCCGCCAGAAGGACAATCGGGCGGCTCAGGCGAACGAGATTGGAAGCATCACGTCAGCCTCGTCCCTGAGGAGTTCCCTTGTCCGCCCTTGCCCGCTGGTGCTACCGCCACCGGCTCCTCGTCGTGCTGCTCTGGGTGGCCGTACTCGCCGGTGTGGGCATAGCCTCAACCGCCGCCGGTACCAAGGCCAGCGACAGCTTCTCCCTCCCCGGCACCGAGTCGTCCAAGGCGCTCGAACTGCTGCAGGAGACGATGCCGGCCCAGTCCGGCGCCACCGCGACCGTCGTGTGGGAGTCGGACGCGGACGTCCGGGACAGCGCCGTCCAAGACCGGATGACCGCCACCCTCGACAAGCTCGCCAGGCTCCCGGACGTGGCCGCGATCACCAGCCCTTACAGCGAACAGGGCGCGAAGCAGATCAGCGAGGACGGGCGTGTCGCCTACGCCTCCGTGAACTTCACCGAGCAGGCCATGGACCTGGACAAGGCCAACCTCGAGAAGTTCATCGAGACCGCCGAGGAGGCCCGCGGCGACGGCCTGAAGGTCGAGCTCGGCGGCGACCCGATCAGCCAGGCGGCGGAGTCCGAGGCGCCCACCGCCGAACTCGTCGGCATCGCCGCCGCCGCGATCGTGCTGTTCGTGGCGTTCGGCTCGCTGTTCGCGATGCTGCTGCCGATCGCGACCGCGGTCGCCGGAGTCGGCGTCGGCCTCATGACCGTCACGCTGCTCACGCACGTGATGGACATCGGCGACGTCGGCCCCATCCTGGGCGCGCTCATCGGTCTCGGTGTCGGCATCGACTACGCACTGTTCATCGTCACCCGGCACCGCTCCAACCTGAAGTCCGGCATGGACATGGAGGCGTCGGTCATCAAGGCCATCGACACCTCCGGTCGCGCGGTGCTGTTCGCGGGCGGCACCGTCGTGGTCGCCCTGTTCGGCCTGTTCGTGCTCGGCGTGAGCTTCCTCAACGGCATGGCGGTGGCCTCGGCGACCGCCGTCGTCTTCACCGTCCTCGCCGCGGTCACCCTGCTGCCCGCGCTGCTCGGCTTCATCGGCCTGCGCGTGCTGAGCCGCCGCGAACGCCGCGCGCAGAACGACGCCCCCGAAAACAAGCCGGGCGTCTGGGCCCGCTGGGCCGTGGTCGCCGAACGGCGCCGGGTAGTCCTTTCGGTGCTCTCCCTGGCGGTGATCACCGTGCTCTCCCTGCCGGTGCTCTCGCTGCGGCTGGGCTCCTCCGACGCCGGTAACCACCCCGCCGACACCACCACCCGCAAGGCGTACGACATGCTGGCCGACGGCTTCGGCCCCGGGTTCAACGGCCCGCTCCAGCTTGTCGCGGAGACGCCCACTGCGTCCGATCGGCAGGCCCTTGAGAACCTGACCACACAGCTCGCCGACACCAAGGGCGTCGCCGCCGTCACCGTGCTGCCGGCCGAACCCGACGCCAAGGTCGGCATCGTCCAGGTCGTCCCGACGACCTCGCCCCAGTCCGAGCAGACCGCGGAACTCATCCAGCACCTCCGCGACGACGTGATCCCGCCCGCCGAGAAGGACAGCACGCTCCAGGTCTACGTAGGCGGCCAGACGGCGATCTTCGACGACTTCGCCGACGTCCTGACAGGCAAGCTCCCGCTGTTCCTCACGGTCATCGTCGCGCTCGGCTGCGTGCTGCTGCTCCTCGCGTTCCGCAGTCTGATGGTGCCGCTCGTCGCCGCGGTCATGAACATCCTCGCCACCGCCGCCTCCTTCGGTGTGATCGTCGCGTTCTTCCAGTACGGCTGGGGCTCGGAGCGCCTCGGTTGGGGCGCGGCCGGACCCGTCGAGGCGTTCCTGCCGGTCATCATGCTGTCGGTCCTGTTCGGCCTGTCGATGGACTACCAGGTGTTCCTCGTCAGCCGCATGCACGAGGAATGGGTCCACACCCGCGACAACCGGCGGGCCGTCGCGGTCGGCCAGGCCGAGACGGGACGCGTCATCACCGCCGCGGCCACCATCATGTTCTGCGTGTTCATCGCCTTCAGCTTCGGGGGCGAGCGGATCGTCGCCGAGTTCGGGATCGGCCTGGCCGCCGCCGTGGCGATCGACGCGTTCGTCCTGCGCACGGTCCTGGTCCCGGCCTCGATGTACCTGCTCGGCAAGGCCAACTGGTGGATTCCCGGCTGGCTCGACAAGCGCCTGCCGCACCTGTCCGTCGAAGGCCCCACGGAGACGCCCGAGAAGAACCGGCAGCCCGAACCGGCCACCCGCTGAGCCGGAAGAACCCAGCCGCACCGTCAGCATGAGCGAACGTCAGAGAGGGCTGCAACGCCGTGGGAATCCTGCTCGGCCTGGCCATTCCGGTCGTAGTCGGCGTGATGGGCGGCCTGCACTGGTACGTGTGGCGTCGCCTCGTCCGGGACACGACCGCCCCGGGCACGGTGGGGCGACGGCTGGGCACCGCGGTCCTCGTGGCGGGCCCCGCGCTCATGCTGACGGTGTTCACCGGGGACCGGCTCGGACTGCCGTTCCAACTGGTCCGGATCGTCGCGTGGCCCGCGTATCTGTGGGCTGCCGTCGCCCTGTACCTGCTGATCGGCGTCCTCGCCGGCGAGGCGGTCCGGCCCGCGCTGGCACGGTGGCTGCGGCGCCGCGCCGGTCGGCAGGCGGCCACCGTACCGGCGCCGGCCTCCGAGCCGGTCACGGTGCCGGACGACGCGCCCGCCCAGCCGCCCACCGCCACCCCTACGACCGACCCCGGCGACGTCTCCCCCTCGGAGGTGACACGGCGAGTGTTCGTGGCCCGGCTGGTCGGAGGAGCGGCGGCCGCGGCGGCGGTCGGCACGGTCGGTTACGGAACCTACGGAGTGCTGCGCGGACCGCGGGTGAAGCGGGTGACGGTACCGCTGGCGAAGCTGCCCAGGTCGGCGCACGGATACCGGATCGCAGTGGTCAGCGATGTCCATCTGGGCCCGATCCTGGGGCGCGGGTTCACCGAGCGGGTCGTGGCGACGGTGAACGCGACCCAGCCGGACCTGATCGCCGTGGTCGGCGACCTGGTCGACGGGTCGGTGGACGACCTCCGCTCGGCGGTCGAGCCGATCGGCGGACTGCGGGCGCGTCACGGGGCGTTCTTCGTGACCGGCAACCACGAGTACTTCTCCGGCGCGGAGGAATGGACGGAGCATGTGCAGGAACTGGGGCTGAGGCTGCTGGCGAACCAACGCGTGGAACTCGCGGCGTTCGATCTGGCCGGCGTCAACGACGTGACCGGCGAGGAGCACGACGACGGCCCCGACCTCGCGGCCGCGCTGGCCGACCGCGATCCCTCACGGACCTCGGTCCTGCTGGCACACCAACCGGTGTTCGTGGACGAGGCCGTACGACACGGAGTGGACCTGCAACTGTCCGGTCACACCCACGGCGGCCAGCTCTGGCCGATGAACTACGTTGCCGAGCTGGCCAACCCGACGGTCGCCGGGCTGGAACGGTACGGCGACACACAGCTGTATGTGTCCCGAGGCGCGGGCGCGTGGGGCCCGCCGACCCGGGTCGGGGCACCTTCGGACGTGACGGTGGTGGAACTGGCGTCGCGCCAGGCGTGAGACGGGGCCGGCTGGGGTGTCGCCGGGCCGGCGCACCGCACGGAGGACAACCGAGTTTCTCCGCACCTCCCAGGTCCGGAGATCAGCAAGGCAACACCTACCGACAGACAACTATGGAGACAGCTATGAAACCCCGCAGACCCAGCCGCCGCGCCACCATGGTGGGCGTCGGCGTCCTCACCACCGCCGCGCTGACCGTAGGCACGACCGCCTTCGCCGTCACGGACACCGCGCCGAAGAAGAAGCCCGCCGCGGCCGCTTGGTCCGGCGCCAAGGACGCCAAGGAAGCGCGCAACAAGCAGATCGTGCGCGCCTTCGTGGACCTCGGCATCAACCAGAAGAAGCCGCAGCAGGCCGCCGACCGCTACCTGGGCGACCTCATCCAGCACAACCCCAACGTCGCCGACGGCAAAGAAGGATGGGTCACCTGGGCGACCGGGTTCGTCAAGGCGGTCCCGGACGTCAACGTGAACTTCAAGCGGTTCCTCGCCGACGGCGACCTCGTGACGGTGCACACGCACATCACGCTCAACGCGACCGACCGTGGCCTCGCGGCCATGGATATCTTCCGCGTAAAGAACGGCAAGATCGTCGAGCACTGGGACGTCTCGACACCGGTGCCCGAGAACTCGGCCAATGACAACGGTATGTTCTGACCTCCTATGAGCCCCACACGATGGTGTCGGGCTCCTCGCATCCTGCCCACTGCGTCCCGCCGACCGTCCCGGCAGGCGGGACGCAGTGCTGCCGGGTGAGGAGTGATGGGGGTGAACCTTCCGCACATCACCGTCATGCCGACCGACCGGCCGGCCCGGCTCACCGGCCGCTGCCCCGCGGCCTCAACTCATGCCGGGCGGCGGCCCGGCATCAGGGCGTGTTCGGGAACAGGGTCCGGGTCCGGGCGGGGTCGGGGGAGACGAAGACGCCGTCCGCCGTGACCAGGGCGATCGACGGGTCCTCGTCGGTGCCGATCGAGCCCGCCACGAAGATCTTCCGGTCCTCGGTACCGGTGACGTGGGCGAAGACCCGCAGGGGAGTTTCCACCGGGACCGGACGGTGGTAGCGCATCTGCAGCGAGACTGTCATCGCGGGGGTTCCGGCCCTATAGCAAGCCCAGCCCATCAGCTCGTCCAGCAACATGGCACTCATCCCGCCGTGGACATATCCGGGCGGGCCCTCGTGGGCGATCCCGAGGGTGCAGCGGCCGACGATGCCGTCGTCCTCGGGCGTGACCTGCATGGGTGGGGCGAGGGGGCTGCCGGGTCCGGTGACGGGGCTGTACATCCGTGCGCCGCCGGGGAACTCGTCCACGTCCGGGATTTCCCCCCGTACGCGACGCCGACCGGTCAACTGCCCGGTGAGCCGACGGACGCCGTCCGTCACGCGGTGCAAGACCTCGGCCGGGGCCGCGGTGCGTACGGTGGCGTCCACCAAGGCCCGCATTTCGTGGCCGAGTGCGGTGATCGCCCTGCGCTGGTGGTCCAGTTCCTCTCCTCGTGGTCGTGTGGCTTCGGTATGCGTCGTCATGAGTTCTGTCGGTGGCGCGCTCATCGGGTTTCTCGGTCGGGACTCTCGGGACGTGTTCAGCCGTCGGAGCGGACGAAGACAGGTTTGAGGTGCTTCTCGGGAAGGGCGTCGGGGAGTTGCTCCCAGTCGAGGACGTGGGAGACGACCCGGGCGGGGTCGACCTTGCCGGAGCGGGCGAGGTCCAGGGCGTCGGGGATGTGGCCTCGGACGTTGTCGCGGGCGATGCGCAAGGTGACGCCGGTGAGGTACATGTCGAGGAGGGGCAGCTCGCCGGGGCGGAAGTGGTTGCCCGCCGACTCGCAGATGCCTTCTGGGGCGAGGGACTTGACGGCGAGGGCGAGCTGGTCGACGCGGCCGGTGGCCTCGACGGCGAGG
It encodes:
- a CDS encoding response regulator transcription factor, whose amino-acid sequence is MTIKILLADDQELVRAGFKVLVNSTPDMEVVGEASDGREAVRLAAGADVVLMDIRMPGSDGLTATRQITSALPDVRVLVLTTFEVDEYVFSALRCGASGFLGKGVEPAELQQAIRLVAHGDQLLSPGATRALIAKFLRGPMQDVGAAAERLAVLTEREREILVLVAAGLGNDAIAQRLGISPYTAKTHVNRTQAKLDAHDRAQLVMLAYETGLVRPGTPPAV
- a CDS encoding MMPL family transporter, with protein sequence MSALARWCYRHRLLVVLLWVAVLAGVGIASTAAGTKASDSFSLPGTESSKALELLQETMPAQSGATATVVWESDADVRDSAVQDRMTATLDKLARLPDVAAITSPYSEQGAKQISEDGRVAYASVNFTEQAMDLDKANLEKFIETAEEARGDGLKVELGGDPISQAAESEAPTAELVGIAAAAIVLFVAFGSLFAMLLPIATAVAGVGVGLMTVTLLTHVMDIGDVGPILGALIGLGVGIDYALFIVTRHRSNLKSGMDMEASVIKAIDTSGRAVLFAGGTVVVALFGLFVLGVSFLNGMAVASATAVVFTVLAAVTLLPALLGFIGLRVLSRRERRAQNDAPENKPGVWARWAVVAERRRVVLSVLSLAVITVLSLPVLSLRLGSSDAGNHPADTTTRKAYDMLADGFGPGFNGPLQLVAETPTASDRQALENLTTQLADTKGVAAVTVLPAEPDAKVGIVQVVPTTSPQSEQTAELIQHLRDDVIPPAEKDSTLQVYVGGQTAIFDDFADVLTGKLPLFLTVIVALGCVLLLLAFRSLMVPLVAAVMNILATAASFGVIVAFFQYGWGSERLGWGAAGPVEAFLPVIMLSVLFGLSMDYQVFLVSRMHEEWVHTRDNRRAVAVGQAETGRVITAAATIMFCVFIAFSFGGERIVAEFGIGLAAAVAIDAFVLRTVLVPASMYLLGKANWWIPGWLDKRLPHLSVEGPTETPEKNRQPEPATR
- a CDS encoding metallophosphoesterase produces the protein MGILLGLAIPVVVGVMGGLHWYVWRRLVRDTTAPGTVGRRLGTAVLVAGPALMLTVFTGDRLGLPFQLVRIVAWPAYLWAAVALYLLIGVLAGEAVRPALARWLRRRAGRQAATVPAPASEPVTVPDDAPAQPPTATPTTDPGDVSPSEVTRRVFVARLVGGAAAAAAVGTVGYGTYGVLRGPRVKRVTVPLAKLPRSAHGYRIAVVSDVHLGPILGRGFTERVVATVNATQPDLIAVVGDLVDGSVDDLRSAVEPIGGLRARHGAFFVTGNHEYFSGAEEWTEHVQELGLRLLANQRVELAAFDLAGVNDVTGEEHDDGPDLAAALADRDPSRTSVLLAHQPVFVDEAVRHGVDLQLSGHTHGGQLWPMNYVAELANPTVAGLERYGDTQLYVSRGAGAWGPPTRVGAPSDVTVVELASRQA
- a CDS encoding nuclear transport factor 2 family protein; amino-acid sequence: MKPRRPSRRATMVGVGVLTTAALTVGTTAFAVTDTAPKKKPAAAAWSGAKDAKEARNKQIVRAFVDLGINQKKPQQAADRYLGDLIQHNPNVADGKEGWVTWATGFVKAVPDVNVNFKRFLADGDLVTVHTHITLNATDRGLAAMDIFRVKNGKIVEHWDVSTPVPENSANDNGMF
- a CDS encoding PaaI family thioesterase, producing MTTHTEATRPRGEELDHQRRAITALGHEMRALVDATVRTAAPAEVLHRVTDGVRRLTGQLTGRRRVRGEIPDVDEFPGGARMYSPVTGPGSPLAPPMQVTPEDDGIVGRCTLGIAHEGPPGYVHGGMSAMLLDELMGWACYRAGTPAMTVSLQMRYHRPVPVETPLRVFAHVTGTEDRKIFVAGSIGTDEDPSIALVTADGVFVSPDPARTRTLFPNTP